A window of the Oscillospiraceae bacterium NTUH-002-81 genome harbors these coding sequences:
- a CDS encoding PcfB family protein, producing MQEEVTQKTIALVIKAAKLDANILKSAMRMYLNHCRKQAQKTHGKVSVKELVGEGAGASSIEITDGNIKSFERVARKYNVDFAVKKDKTTEPPKYLVFFKGRDADAVAQAFKEFVYGNEKKNSRTSVRQKLKHFRDVVSKDQNKERSREKNKDRGQSL from the coding sequence ATGCAGGAAGAAGTAACGCAGAAAACAATCGCCCTTGTGATTAAGGCTGCAAAGCTGGATGCCAATATCCTGAAATCTGCCATGAGAATGTATCTGAATCATTGCAGAAAACAGGCACAGAAAACGCATGGGAAAGTGTCGGTTAAGGAACTGGTGGGCGAGGGTGCAGGTGCTTCATCCATTGAAATCACAGATGGCAATATCAAATCCTTTGAGCGGGTAGCTCGTAAATACAATGTTGATTTTGCTGTGAAAAAGGATAAGACCACCGAGCCACCGAAGTATCTGGTATTTTTCAAGGGCAGGGATGCCGATGCTGTGGCACAGGCATTTAAGGAATTTGTTTATGGAAATGAGAAAAAGAACAGTAGGACTTCTGTAAGGCAGAAATTAAAGCATTTCCGGGATGTGGTATCAAAGGATCAGAACAAAGAACGGAGCCGGGAAAAGAATAAGGACAGGGGGCAGAGCCTATGA